The following is a genomic window from Bacillota bacterium.
TAGAATACCACGTCCTTTGCCGCAACCTCACGTACCAGTCCGCTAGCTTTTCTCAAGAACACATCGGCCACGGTATTCCCTCCCATCGTGCTGTACTCGGGCAAAGACCTCGCTGACCCCCTAGTTCACCTCCTCCTTGAGGACATCTATCTTGAGCATCCGCGCAGCCATGCCAAGTTCGGGGCTCACGGCAGCCCCGGTGAGGGTGTAGTGGGGCCCCTGGAGGTTCCGGATGAAGGGTTCCAGCGGCGATGCCAGCCTGATTGCGGTGGACGCGAAGGGGGGGCACCCGATCTCCCGCCACCCGCCGGTCATCTTCACGCACCGGCCGTCTGACTGGTGCAGCACGAATCGGTCTCGTCTGGGCTGCAGGCGGGCCAGGGTGGTGTCAAACTCTCTCACAGGGGATGAGTTGGCGAAGCCTAACCCGTACCCTTCCGTCCAGGGGGACGCCCGCAGCGGGCCGTCACAGAACGAAGCGGGCATGTACCCACACGTAGCCCCCACGAGATGGCCCCTGTCGATGTCATAGATGTCCGCGAAGCCGCAAGGGTCTCCTGACAGGCCGTGGCACAGTACCTGTGTCACCAGCAGGGGCAGGTCTCCTTCGCAGGACACCGGCAGGTGGTCTGCGAGAACGGAAAGGGGCAGGCAAGCCGCTACCCCCAGGGTCTGGGAGAGTTCAAAGTGGCACTTGACCGTGAGACCTGTAAGGGCATGTCGTTCCACCAGGGCGTACAGGGCAGCCGTCATCCTGTCCAGAGCGTTCAGGGTCTCCCGGGGGATGCCGTGGTCCGGCCCGAGCATTGACGACACATCGGGAGCCCCTTCCCTGGGGGGATTCTCCAGCAGCGCCAGGAGCTCGGAGGTATCGATGTGGTGGATGTCTGCTCCCAGTACCCTCTTCAAGAGTACGGGATCCAGGGCACCAGCGTGGATGCCCATGGCCTGGTAGCCCAGAAGCCCCAGGCGGGCGCCACGCACCAAGGAGATGGCAGCCGTGGCCCTGGCAAACGCCCAGACGTCGCCCTCAGCCGGTTCCTGCCCGGGCATACCCCATGTGAAGTGGTGCGGCACTTCGAGGTCCATGAGTGTGGGTCTCAGCGCCGCCGCGAGGATCATGCCGGCTGTGGACAGCCTGTCCCGTCCCTCCGACATTCCGGTGAACCCCCAAAGGAGCAGGGGCAGCCCTCGGGACGCATCCACGCACCTCAGGGCCAGCTGTGGCAGGGCCCAGGTAGCCAGGATAAGCACCACACCGTCAACGCTGCCACACCTCAGGGCTTCATGGCACCTGTTGACGTCGTCTGCACTGGAGACAGGTTCCAGGGCGATCACGTTGGCCCCGGCCTTCTCCAGGCTCAAGGCTGCGTCACGCATTCTTTCAACGATCCGGGTATCCGGGGTGTCGTCAAAGGCCATAGGTACCATGAGCAGTGTGGGATTCACTTTCACGGCCCCCTCGCGTTGATATAAATCGTGCAGGGTTTCACCCTTGGCCGCCGACGACGCCTTCGCATCGGCCACGTTGATGACACTGCCCCCCAGCCTGAGGATGGCGCTCTCGGAGGACAGGCGCGTTCTCGTGCTGGGCTCGAAGAACAGGGCAGCCATAACCATGCCCTCCATAGTCTTGAGTACCCAGCGGTTCTTGAGAGCCTCATCGAACCTGGCAGCTACTGCCAGGATGTCTCCACATGTTCCCTGGTCAGTTGTTCAGTGGTCAGAATATCCTTGCCCTCCAGCAAGCCTTGCACCTCCCGATGGCGTTACTTCTCGCCGCGCACATAGCAGCGAGTCTCCAGGGTGACACAGCCAAAGGGGATGTCGTAGGGCCCGTGAATCATCCCTGGCGGCCTGCAGGCGTACATCCCCTTGGTGAAGGTCTCACCCTTCGCATGGTCTATGAGGGACCCCTCCAGGATGTAAACTTCTTCCCAGAAGTCATGAACCAGCGTCTCCTTCATGCGCAATCCAGGGTTGAACTTCAGCAA
Proteins encoded in this region:
- a CDS encoding cupin domain-containing protein, which codes for MIPWQPVEDAQAGIYEKILSRDPETGSYARLLKFNPGLRMKETLVHDFWEEVYILEGSLIDHAKGETFTKGMYACRPPGMIHGPYDIPFGCVTLETRCYVRGEK